A single Staphylococcus muscae DNA region contains:
- the nrdE gene encoding class 1b ribonucleoside-diphosphate reductase subunit alpha, which produces MKAMEEKQYNHIELNNEVTKRNENGFFNLEKDQEALNVYLEEIHDKTVHFDSELARLHFLVANQFYYNVFNDYTEEQLQEIIDFANGLSFKFASYMSASKFFKDYALKTNDKSQYLENYHQHVTIVSLYLAKGDVALAKRFVQAMIDQRYQPATPTFLNAGRARRGELVSCFLLEVDDSLNSINFIDSTAKQLSKIGGGVAINLSKLRARGEAIKGIKGVAKGVLPVAKALEGGFSYADQLGQRPGAGAVYLNIFHYDVEEFLDTKKVNADEDLRLSTISTGLIVPSKFFDLAKEGKDFYMFAPHTVEQEYGITLDDINIDEYYDRLVENPNIMKKRKDAREMLNMIAQTQLQSGYPYLMFKDNANRVHANSNIGQIKMSNLCTEIFQLQETSIINDYGIEDEIKRDISCNLGSLNIVNVMESDKFRDSVHTGMDALTVVSDEADIQNAPGVRKANSELHSVGLGVMNLHGYLAKNQINYESEEAKDFANVFFMMMNYYSIERSMQIAKERGEAFKGFEQSDYASGRYFERYTSEAFLPQFDKVKALFGPHEIPTQEDWRALEADVKKYGLYHAYRLAIAPTQSISYVQNATSSVMPIVDQIERRTYGNAETFYPMPFLSPQTMWYYKSAFNTDQMKLIDLIATIQTHIDQGISTILYVNSDISTRELARLYVYAHHKGLKSLYYTRNKLLSVEECTSCAI; this is translated from the coding sequence ATGAAAGCTATGGAAGAGAAGCAATACAATCATATTGAGTTAAACAATGAAGTGACGAAAAGAAACGAGAATGGCTTTTTTAATTTGGAGAAAGACCAAGAAGCATTGAATGTTTACTTGGAAGAGATTCATGACAAAACCGTCCACTTTGATAGCGAATTAGCCCGCCTTCATTTCTTAGTTGCAAATCAGTTCTACTACAATGTATTTAATGACTATACAGAAGAACAACTACAAGAGATTATTGACTTTGCGAATGGTTTGTCATTTAAGTTTGCGAGTTATATGTCTGCAAGTAAGTTTTTCAAAGATTATGCATTAAAAACAAATGATAAATCGCAATATCTAGAAAACTATCATCAACACGTAACGATTGTTTCATTGTACTTGGCAAAAGGTGATGTTGCGTTAGCAAAACGCTTTGTTCAAGCAATGATTGACCAACGATATCAACCAGCAACGCCAACATTTTTAAATGCGGGTCGTGCGAGACGTGGTGAGTTGGTGTCATGTTTCTTATTAGAAGTTGATGACAGTTTGAACTCAATTAACTTCATTGATTCGACAGCGAAGCAATTGAGTAAGATTGGCGGCGGTGTTGCGATCAACTTATCTAAGTTGCGTGCACGTGGTGAAGCAATCAAAGGAATCAAAGGTGTGGCAAAAGGTGTATTACCTGTTGCCAAAGCACTTGAAGGTGGTTTCAGCTATGCTGATCAACTCGGTCAACGTCCGGGGGCAGGTGCGGTGTATCTCAATATTTTCCATTACGACGTTGAAGAATTTTTAGATACGAAAAAAGTAAATGCCGATGAAGATTTACGTTTATCAACGATTTCAACGGGTTTAATCGTGCCGTCTAAGTTCTTTGACTTGGCGAAAGAAGGAAAGGACTTCTATATGTTTGCACCACACACGGTCGAACAAGAATATGGTATTACATTAGATGATATCAATATCGATGAATACTATGACCGCCTTGTTGAGAATCCAAATATTATGAAGAAACGTAAAGATGCACGTGAGATGTTGAACATGATTGCACAAACACAATTGCAATCAGGGTATCCATATTTGATGTTCAAAGACAATGCGAACCGAGTACATGCGAATAGTAATATCGGTCAAATTAAGATGAGTAATCTATGTACGGAGATTTTCCAACTTCAAGAAACATCTATTATTAATGATTATGGTATTGAAGATGAAATCAAACGTGATATTTCATGTAACTTAGGTTCACTGAATATCGTTAATGTGATGGAGTCTGATAAGTTCCGTGACTCAGTTCATACAGGTATGGACGCATTAACAGTTGTAAGTGATGAAGCAGATATTCAGAATGCACCGGGTGTGAGAAAAGCGAATAGCGAGCTTCATTCGGTAGGGCTTGGTGTGATGAACTTACACGGTTATTTAGCTAAAAACCAAATCAACTATGAGTCTGAAGAAGCGAAAGATTTTGCGAATGTCTTCTTTATGATGATGAACTATTATTCAATTGAACGTTCAATGCAAATTGCGAAAGAACGTGGAGAAGCTTTCAAAGGCTTTGAACAATCTGACTATGCAAGTGGACGTTATTTTGAACGTTATACGTCAGAAGCGTTTTTACCACAATTTGACAAAGTAAAAGCATTGTTTGGTCCACATGAAATCCCAACACAAGAAGATTGGCGTGCATTAGAAGCAGATGTTAAAAAGTATGGTCTTTATCATGCGTATCGTTTGGCAATTGCACCAACGCAAAGTATTTCTTATGTGCAAAATGCAACAAGTTCTGTTATGCCAATTGTTGATCAAATTGAACGACGTACGTACGGAAATGCAGAGACGTTCTACCCAATGCCATTCTTGTCACCACAAACAATGTGGTATTACAAGTCGGCATTCAATACAGATCAAATGAAGTTAATCGATTTGATTGCAACGATTCAAACACATATTGACCAAGGCATCTCAACAATTTTATATGTTAACTCAGATATTTCAACACGAGAATTGGCACGTCTCTATGTTTATGCACACCATAAAGGGCTTAAATCACTCTATTATACGCGTAACAAATTGTTGAGCGTTGAAGAATGTACAAGCTGTGCGATATAG
- a CDS encoding CHY zinc finger protein, which translates to MVYIYGATVDNETRCVHYHTELDIIAIKFKCCDKYYPCIHCHNEAETHPAEQWPANSFDHTKAILCGVCQHEMTIQSYMDHIQCPNCYAPFNSRCQLHYHYYFEV; encoded by the coding sequence ATGGTATACATTTATGGCGCAACTGTCGACAACGAAACACGGTGTGTGCATTACCACACTGAACTTGATATCATCGCTATCAAGTTCAAGTGTTGCGACAAATACTATCCCTGTATCCATTGCCATAACGAAGCAGAAACACATCCAGCTGAACAGTGGCCAGCGAACAGCTTTGATCATACGAAAGCTATTCTTTGTGGTGTTTGCCAGCATGAAATGACGATTCAAAGCTATATGGACCATATACAGTGTCCCAACTGCTACGCCCCGTTCAACAGTCGATGTCAGCTTCACTACCATTACTATTTTGAAGTATAA
- the gdpS gene encoding GGDEF domain-containing protein GdpS, with protein sequence MIQAIIYNISVTIAGIYVFHRLQYAESHDFRFSKSYMTVLMTIVGLLLTYYPVPIAGYAILLSFVPILFLGRYTNAIYTFLSAIILALVGYFVLSMPLIFAIALIIIAGVASTVGPFIKYNHIIAIQILNVISIIILLVIAWFAPNYDTEAVLYLVPLSIVTTLVTAFFYMDVHRFFRLIERYENEEKIDYLTGLGNVKEFDRHLNEISNEAQQQNQSLGLLLIDIDGFKDVNDAHSHQAGDAVLKQMAHLLENYVPKDTKIFRNGGEEFSIVLRDCSLDACVKLAESIRVAVEKSSFHLPDKTVIKLSVSIGVGYLTDDVYKSQRKVFKDADDMLHVAKNEGRNKVMFNPIIKLQ encoded by the coding sequence ATGATTCAAGCAATTATTTATAATATCTCTGTTACAATTGCAGGTATTTATGTATTTCATCGTCTGCAATATGCAGAATCACATGATTTTCGTTTTTCAAAAAGTTATATGACTGTTTTAATGACAATTGTTGGACTACTACTCACATATTATCCAGTGCCTATTGCTGGCTATGCAATTCTTTTATCATTTGTACCTATACTTTTTTTAGGACGGTATACAAATGCCATTTATACATTTTTGTCAGCAATTATTCTAGCACTTGTCGGCTATTTCGTCTTATCAATGCCACTGATATTTGCAATTGCATTAATTATTATAGCAGGTGTGGCAAGCACGGTTGGGCCATTTATTAAATACAATCACATTATTGCTATTCAAATTTTAAATGTAATCAGTATTATTATTTTACTCGTTATCGCATGGTTTGCACCGAACTATGATACGGAAGCAGTGCTTTACCTAGTCCCACTTTCAATTGTGACAACTTTAGTAACAGCATTCTTTTACATGGATGTCCATCGATTCTTCCGTCTAATTGAACGTTATGAGAATGAAGAGAAGATTGATTATCTGACAGGTCTTGGAAATGTAAAAGAGTTTGATAGACATCTGAATGAGATATCGAATGAAGCACAACAACAAAATCAAAGCTTAGGGTTACTTTTAATTGATATTGATGGTTTCAAAGATGTTAATGATGCCCATTCACATCAGGCAGGAGATGCCGTCTTAAAACAAATGGCACATTTACTTGAAAACTATGTACCAAAAGATACGAAGATTTTCCGTAATGGTGGAGAAGAATTTTCGATTGTGTTACGTGATTGTTCTTTAGATGCTTGTGTAAAACTGGCAGAAAGTATTCGTGTCGCTGTTGAGAAGTCAAGTTTCCACTTGCCTGACAAAACAGTCATTAAGTTGTCTGTATCGATTGGTGTTGGATATCTCACAGACGATGTATACAAATCACAGCGCAAAGTTTTCAAAGATGCAGATGATATGTTGCATGTTGCGAAAAATGAAGGACGTAACAAAGTGATGTTTAACCCGATTATTAAGTTACAATAA
- the nrdF gene encoding class 1b ribonucleoside-diphosphate reductase subunit beta — MIAVNWNTQEDMTNMFWRQNIAQMWVETEFKVSKDIASWKTLTEAEQDAFKKALAGLTGLDTHQADDGMPLIMMHTKDLRKKAVYSFMGMMEQIHAKSYSHIFTTLLPSKETNELLDKWVLEEPHLKFKSEKIVGNYHKLWKKEASIYDQYMARVSSVFLETFLFYSGFYYPLYLAGQGRMTTSGEIIRKILLDESIHGVFTGLDAQSLRNELSESEKQQADREMYKMLEELYANEESYTRSLYDPIGLTEDVLNYVRYNGNKALSNLGFEPYFEEREFNPIIENALDTTTKNHDFFSVKGDGYTLALNVEALRDEDFLF; from the coding sequence ATGATTGCTGTTAATTGGAATACACAAGAAGACATGACGAATATGTTTTGGCGCCAAAATATTGCACAGATGTGGGTGGAAACGGAGTTTAAAGTTTCCAAAGACATTGCAAGCTGGAAAACATTAACGGAAGCTGAACAAGATGCATTTAAAAAGGCATTGGCAGGTTTAACAGGTTTAGATACACATCAAGCAGATGACGGCATGCCGCTCATTATGATGCATACGAAAGATTTGCGTAAAAAAGCAGTTTATTCTTTTATGGGAATGATGGAACAAATTCATGCGAAAAGTTATTCACACATTTTCACGACATTGTTACCCTCTAAAGAGACGAACGAATTATTAGATAAATGGGTGTTAGAAGAACCACATTTGAAGTTCAAATCTGAAAAAATTGTTGGTAATTATCATAAATTATGGAAAAAAGAAGCCTCTATTTATGATCAATATATGGCGCGTGTATCGAGTGTATTTTTAGAAACATTCCTGTTCTATTCTGGATTTTACTATCCATTGTATCTAGCGGGACAAGGCCGTATGACAACGTCTGGTGAGATTATCCGTAAAATTTTGCTTGATGAGTCAATTCATGGCGTGTTCACAGGTTTGGATGCACAAAGTTTGCGCAATGAACTATCCGAGAGCGAAAAGCAACAAGCCGACCGTGAAATGTACAAGATGTTAGAAGAACTTTATGCGAATGAAGAATCTTATACACGTAGTTTGTATGATCCAATCGGCTTAACTGAAGACGTCTTGAATTACGTTCGATATAACGGCAATAAAGCGTTATCGAATTTAGGTTTCGAGCCGTATTTTGAAGAGAGAGAATTCAATCCGATCATTGAGAATGCATTGGATACAACAACGAAAAACCATGACTTCTTCTCAGTAAAAGGTGATGGTTATACGTTAGCCTTGAATGTTGAAGCATTACGTGATGAAGACTTTTTATTTTAA
- a CDS encoding EMYY motif lipoprotein: MKKIKKLLTLSIISIMMLTACGGQSQRDKETFDAQLSHVESKEKIFNETLDDLKLHKLNHWVKGEATDKHKESFQELEEKIHKELIPKFNDYQQEAEKLPTSNEKLKEIKQLYLKGLEGKEQEIERLKHFVSQYIKSMETNENILNDTQSFEWHRAQVESYIADAQTSATGAKEAAALEEILQKNNEEIKKSVEDAGENPDAQVFKSQTIPLIQQQIRALNQKQLHNNSVSQARQSAIEMYYNLEHYYNERAKAIEYSASLEKTDVNSLMTDSKDLKHYDRAFKQAHQDL, from the coding sequence ATGAAAAAGATAAAGAAGCTATTAACATTGAGTATTATAAGTATCATGATGTTGACAGCATGTGGTGGACAATCACAACGGGATAAAGAGACGTTTGATGCACAGCTGTCACATGTTGAATCGAAAGAAAAAATATTTAATGAAACATTGGATGATTTGAAGCTCCATAAATTGAATCACTGGGTTAAAGGAGAAGCAACGGATAAACATAAAGAATCATTCCAAGAATTAGAAGAAAAGATTCATAAAGAATTAATACCTAAATTTAATGATTATCAACAAGAAGCCGAGAAATTACCAACGTCTAATGAAAAGTTAAAAGAGATAAAGCAACTTTATTTGAAGGGGCTAGAGGGAAAAGAACAAGAAATTGAACGTCTCAAACACTTTGTGTCTCAATATATCAAATCAATGGAGACGAATGAAAATATTTTAAATGATACCCAATCATTTGAATGGCATCGTGCACAAGTAGAGAGCTATATTGCAGATGCACAAACATCAGCAACAGGGGCAAAAGAAGCGGCTGCTTTGGAAGAGATATTGCAGAAAAATAATGAAGAGATTAAAAAAAGTGTAGAAGATGCAGGGGAGAATCCGGATGCACAAGTGTTTAAGTCACAGACAATCCCGCTCATTCAACAACAAATTCGTGCATTAAATCAAAAACAACTGCACAACAATTCAGTAAGTCAAGCACGTCAGAGCGCCATTGAGATGTATTATAACCTTGAACATTATTACAATGAACGTGCAAAGGCCATAGAATATAGTGCGTCACTTGAGAAGACAGATGTGAATAGTTTGATGACAGATTCTAAAGATCTCAAACATTATGATCGTGCATTTAAACAAGCGCACCAAGACTTGTAA
- a CDS encoding glycerate kinase produces the protein MKVLVAVDAYQGIISSYEANRYVEEAVASQIESADIVQVPLFNGRHELLEATLLWHSGTQYQIDVHDAQMRPVTATYGQTDTGLTVIEASQFLRADVPPIQQTSYGLGEMINAALDQGTNHIAVSVGGTHVFDGGAGMLQALGVHFYNDDGEEVDMRQGVGQIKHIRRIDVSELRDDLYDARIQVLSDFDSHFYGKKSEILQRYTEVSITYEEAVEIDNLLWYFSELFKSNLHITLAPIERGGAGGGIAAISTALLGAEIVTSHILVDQIMGLEQLVQQADLIIFGEGLNEQDQLIETSSLRIAELAKQYDKKSIAICGTTDKFAQFEALGVTGMFNTFIEMPKTYTDFKLGVQLRNYTIQAIKLLNA, from the coding sequence ATGAAAGTACTAGTAGCCGTGGATGCATATCAAGGGATTATTTCTAGCTACGAAGCCAATCGTTATGTTGAAGAAGCGGTGGCGAGTCAAATTGAAAGTGCTGATATTGTACAAGTGCCATTATTTAATGGACGTCATGAGTTATTAGAAGCAACTTTATTATGGCATTCAGGAACTCAGTATCAAATAGATGTTCACGATGCACAAATGCGTCCTGTGACCGCAACATATGGTCAAACTGATACAGGATTGACTGTGATAGAAGCGAGTCAGTTTCTCAGAGCAGACGTACCACCCATTCAACAGACGAGTTACGGGTTGGGCGAAATGATCAATGCGGCATTAGATCAAGGGACGAATCATATAGCGGTCTCTGTTGGAGGAACGCATGTCTTTGACGGCGGTGCAGGAATGCTTCAAGCGCTAGGTGTGCACTTTTATAACGATGATGGAGAAGAAGTGGACATGCGACAAGGCGTGGGACAAATCAAACACATTCGTCGTATCGATGTGTCAGAACTACGCGATGACCTTTATGATGCACGTATTCAAGTTTTGAGTGATTTTGACAGCCATTTTTATGGTAAAAAAAGCGAGATATTACAGCGCTATACAGAAGTGAGCATCACATATGAAGAAGCAGTGGAAATCGATAATTTGTTATGGTATTTCAGTGAATTATTTAAAAGTAACTTACACATTACTTTGGCACCGATTGAACGTGGAGGAGCAGGAGGTGGTATAGCCGCAATCTCAACAGCACTATTAGGTGCTGAAATTGTGACGAGTCACATACTTGTTGATCAAATTATGGGGTTGGAACAATTAGTGCAGCAGGCAGATTTGATTATCTTCGGTGAAGGCTTGAACGAACAAGATCAGTTAATCGAAACGTCTTCATTGCGCATTGCAGAGCTTGCCAAACAGTATGATAAGAAAAGCATTGCGATATGCGGTACAACGGATAAATTCGCACAGTTTGAAGCATTAGGTGTTACAGGAATGTTTAATACATTCATTGAAATGCCAAAAACATATACAGACTTCAAATTAGGTGTTCAGTTACGCAACTATACGATACAAGCGATTAAATTACTTAATGCATAA
- the ytxJ gene encoding bacillithiol system redox-active protein YtxJ produces the protein MAIKLTSIDQFEQVIHDNHDIFILKHSDTCPISESALDQFNKFLYERDMDGYYVVVQQDRALSNYIEEKTGIKHETPQALYFVEGNVAWHDSHQNINVSSLAEAEG, from the coding sequence ATGGCGATTAAGCTAACTTCGATAGACCAATTCGAACAAGTCATTCATGACAATCATGATATTTTTATTTTGAAACATAGCGATACTTGTCCAATTTCAGAAAGTGCATTGGATCAATTTAACAAATTTTTGTATGAACGAGATATGGATGGCTATTATGTAGTCGTACAACAAGACAGAGCACTATCTAACTATATCGAAGAAAAGACAGGCATAAAACATGAAACACCACAAGCCCTTTATTTTGTGGAAGGGAATGTTGCATGGCATGACAGCCATCAAAATATTAATGTATCTTCGCTCGCTGAAGCAGAAGGATAA
- a CDS encoding GrpB family protein → MYPYVQPFVTNLTKAEMAHQYESYRTLLFDLLDSPIKSTQHIGGTKHFNYPTEPILDILVGVDNLHDITSLDEKRLNYAGFYRLHHTYHKKVMMARFHNLTDLKQQVRLHIIQRNTPLFDEYIAIDQLLTESSEASAFFAEKKQALFSDSQKIRDYEEGKQSLFSQLRTML, encoded by the coding sequence ATGTATCCATATGTTCAACCCTTCGTCACCAATCTAACCAAAGCAGAAATGGCACATCAATATGAGTCATACCGTACACTGCTATTTGACTTGTTAGATTCGCCAATTAAGTCCACTCAGCACATTGGCGGAACAAAACATTTTAATTATCCGACTGAACCCATTTTAGATATTTTAGTCGGCGTTGATAACTTACACGATATTACATCATTAGATGAGAAACGACTTAATTACGCAGGATTTTATCGTCTACATCACACGTACCATAAAAAGGTAATGATGGCACGCTTCCATAATCTAACTGATTTGAAGCAACAAGTACGCTTACATATTATACAGAGAAACACACCTTTGTTTGATGAGTATATTGCGATTGATCAGTTACTGACAGAATCATCAGAAGCAAGTGCGTTTTTTGCAGAAAAGAAGCAAGCATTATTTTCAGATAGCCAAAAGATCAGAGATTACGAAGAAGGAAAACAATCCCTTTTTTCACAACTTCGTACAATGTTATAA
- the nrdI gene encoding class Ib ribonucleoside-diphosphate reductase assembly flavoprotein NrdI, which yields MRVVYYSFTGNVRRFLKRTELNNLYEITEINASEPVSEPFILVTGTIGFGEVPTPVTEFLAVNHHLLKGVAASGNRNWGNNFAKAGVTISEMYQVPLLMKFELHGTLKDTLEFKEKVVNFDESYGREAIQSY from the coding sequence ATGAGAGTGGTATATTATTCTTTTACTGGCAATGTTAGACGATTTCTCAAACGCACAGAATTAAATAATTTATATGAGATAACAGAAATAAATGCCTCTGAACCAGTTTCAGAGCCATTTATTTTAGTTACAGGCACAATTGGATTTGGTGAAGTACCAACACCTGTGACGGAATTTTTAGCGGTGAATCATCATCTGCTAAAAGGTGTAGCAGCAAGTGGTAACCGTAATTGGGGCAATAACTTTGCCAAAGCAGGGGTCACAATTTCAGAAATGTATCAAGTACCGTTACTTATGAAATTTGAATTACACGGTACTTTGAAGGATACGTTAGAATTTAAGGAGAAGGTGGTTAATTTTGATGAAAGCTATGGAAGAGAAGCAATACAATCATATTGA
- a CDS encoding glycosyltransferase family 4 protein — protein MYTLTLIAVSMIVSLIVTPVVIAVSKELDIVDKPNFRKVHTKPISMMGGAVILISFFIGIWLGHPIERETKPLLLGAIIIYLVGLIDDLYDIKPILKLLGQTLAASIVVMYGVTIDFISLPIGPTIHFGWLSIPITIIWFLAIINAINLIDGLDGLAAGISTIAYVTIAFIAILQGNIFIIMICSVQIGALLGFLVFNFHPAKIFLGDNGALLLGFIIGFVSLLGFKNITFISLFFPVVILAVPFIDTLFAMIRRVKKGQHIMQADKSHLHHKLLELGYTHRQTVILIYAIAVMFSVVSVILYLSQPWGVFLMIILIIITIELIVEFTGLIDNEYRPLLDMIARRR, from the coding sequence ATGTATACATTAACACTCATTGCAGTCTCTATGATTGTCAGTTTGATCGTAACGCCTGTTGTGATCGCTGTATCCAAAGAATTAGATATTGTTGACAAACCGAATTTCCGAAAGGTACATACAAAACCAATTTCTATGATGGGTGGCGCCGTTATACTCATCTCTTTCTTTATCGGCATTTGGCTCGGCCATCCGATTGAACGGGAAACAAAACCTTTACTATTAGGTGCCATTATTATATATCTTGTAGGGTTGATTGACGACTTATATGATATAAAACCGATTTTAAAACTGCTAGGTCAAACCCTTGCTGCTTCGATTGTTGTTATGTACGGCGTTACAATTGATTTTATTTCATTACCAATCGGTCCAACAATCCACTTCGGTTGGTTAAGCATTCCTATTACAATTATTTGGTTCCTTGCGATTATTAACGCTATCAACTTAATTGATGGCCTAGATGGGCTTGCTGCCGGAATTTCAACAATTGCTTACGTTACAATTGCATTTATCGCTATTTTGCAAGGTAACATTTTCATCATTATGATTTGTAGTGTTCAAATTGGTGCTTTATTAGGATTTTTAGTTTTCAACTTCCATCCAGCAAAAATATTTTTAGGCGATAACGGTGCCTTACTACTCGGCTTTATCATTGGTTTTGTCTCTCTTCTTGGATTCAAAAACATCACATTTATTTCACTGTTTTTCCCAGTGGTGATTTTAGCCGTACCATTTATCGATACACTATTTGCGATGATTCGACGCGTTAAAAAAGGCCAACATATTATGCAAGCAGATAAGTCTCACTTACATCACAAGTTGCTAGAATTAGGCTATACGCATCGTCAAACGGTCATATTAATTTATGCTATTGCCGTGATGTTCAGTGTCGTAAGCGTCATTCTTTACTTATCGCAGCCGTGGGGCGTCTTTTTAATGATTATTTTAATTATTATCACAATCGAACTCATCGTTGAATTTACAGGATTGATTGACAACGAATACCGCCCACTTTTAGATATGATTGCACGTCGTCGTTAA
- the murB gene encoding UDP-N-acetylmuramate dehydrogenase, producing MNSNILQDLKQMIPSDIIKVDEPLKKYTYTETGGIADFYISPKRYEDVQQVVKYAYDNEIPVTYLGNGSNIIIRDGGIRGIVLSLLELNHIQSSDANIIAGSGAAIIDVSRKARDLSLTGLEFACGIPGSVGGAVYMNAGAYGGEIKDVIDYARVIDEKGNMIQLTHNELALDYRNSIIQSEHYVVLEATFTLAPGKQEDIQAVMDDLTERRESKQPLEYPSCGSVFRRPPGHFAGKLIQDAQLQGHRVGGVEVSKKHAGFMVNVDHGTATDYENLIKHVQQVVKEKFDVNLEREVRIIGESLDETSTEG from the coding sequence ATGAATTCGAACATCTTGCAAGACCTTAAACAAATGATCCCCTCAGACATTATTAAAGTTGATGAACCACTCAAAAAATATACGTATACAGAAACAGGTGGTATTGCTGATTTTTACATTTCACCGAAACGTTATGAAGATGTTCAACAAGTGGTGAAATATGCCTATGACAACGAAATCCCAGTGACTTATTTAGGAAACGGTTCGAATATTATTATTCGTGATGGTGGAATTCGTGGGATTGTCTTAAGTTTGTTGGAACTTAATCATATCCAATCTTCTGATGCTAATATTATCGCAGGAAGTGGTGCAGCGATTATTGACGTATCTCGCAAAGCACGTGACTTATCACTCACAGGACTCGAGTTTGCTTGTGGCATTCCTGGATCAGTTGGTGGTGCTGTGTACATGAACGCTGGCGCATACGGTGGCGAGATCAAAGATGTGATTGATTATGCACGTGTCATCGATGAAAAAGGTAATATGATTCAACTCACGCACAATGAATTGGCGCTCGATTACCGCAACAGCATTATTCAAAGTGAACATTACGTTGTACTTGAAGCTACTTTTACACTAGCGCCTGGCAAACAAGAAGACATCCAAGCTGTGATGGATGACCTTACAGAACGACGTGAATCAAAACAACCACTTGAATACCCTTCATGTGGAAGTGTTTTCCGCCGACCACCCGGTCACTTTGCTGGTAAACTCATCCAAGATGCGCAATTGCAAGGTCACCGTGTCGGTGGTGTCGAAGTTTCTAAAAAACATGCAGGTTTCATGGTTAATGTTGATCACGGCACAGCGACTGATTATGAAAATCTCATCAAACACGTCCAACAAGTTGTTAAAGAGAAGTTTGATGTCAATCTTGAACGTGAAGTACGTATTATTGGCGAATCACTTGATGAAACATCAACAGAAGGATAA
- a CDS encoding peptidoglycan DD-metalloendopeptidase family protein: protein MDSNVDSNTSTSIDSNVDSNTSTSIDSIKPKPDTNSINNFDSFFRKAATSSHDARWLTQYKRGYGPYPLNINNGRHYGIDFFMNIGTPVRAISDGKIVEAGWSNYGGGNQIGLIEKDGIHRQWYMHLSKFNVKVGDVVKVGQIIGWSGSTGASTAPHLHFQRMTNNFSNASAQDPLPFLKSAGYGSKITTKPTTKPTTTNNGYKVNKYGTLYKAESASFTANFEIITRTTGPFRSMPQAGVLKAGQTIKYDEVMKQDGHVWIGYTNSKGARVYVPVRTWNKATNELGKLWGTIK from the coding sequence ATTGATTCAAACGTCGACTCTAACACTTCTACTTCTATTGATTCAAACGTCGACTCTAACACTTCTACTTCTATTGATTCAATAAAACCAAAACCTGACACAAACTCAATAAACAATTTTGATAGTTTTTTTCGTAAAGCAGCAACATCTAGTCATGATGCACGATGGCTAACTCAATATAAAAGAGGATATGGACCTTATCCACTAAATATCAATAATGGGAGACACTACGGTATAGATTTCTTCATGAATATCGGAACTCCGGTCAGAGCAATTTCAGATGGAAAAATAGTAGAAGCTGGATGGAGTAATTATGGTGGTGGTAATCAAATTGGATTAATTGAAAAAGATGGTATCCATAGACAATGGTATATGCATTTAAGTAAATTCAACGTTAAAGTTGGAGATGTTGTTAAAGTAGGTCAAATTATAGGATGGTCGGGTAGTACTGGGGCTTCTACTGCTCCGCATTTACATTTCCAAAGAATGACCAATAATTTCTCAAATGCATCAGCACAAGATCCCCTACCATTTTTAAAAAGTGCTGGATATGGCAGTAAAATTACTACTAAACCTACTACTAAACCTACTACAACTAATAATGGTTATAAGGTTAATAAATACGGGACTCTATACAAGGCTGAGTCAGCTAGTTTTACTGCAAATTTTGAAATAATAACAAGAACTACTGGTCCTTTCAGAAGCATGCCTCAAGCTGGTGTTCTTAAAGCTGGACAAACTATTAAGTATGATGAAGTTATGAAACAAGACGGCCATGTGTGGATTGGTTATACTAACTCTAAAGGAGCTAGAGTTTACGTACCAGTTAGAACTTGGAATAAAGCAACTAATGAATTAGGTAAACTATGGGGAACAATCAAATAA